A genomic region of Desulfosarcina ovata subsp. ovata contains the following coding sequences:
- a CDS encoding energy-coupling factor transporter transmembrane component T family protein gives MGELTSFGFTPGRSVLHRLDPRTKQMLLILLGGVCLKGNIVFLGLLSLTLGLLGRGAGLSISRLIAETRYFLYLLVVVFIARAVRFSGSWIPVVSMGSIGEAGMVCWRLFLVVVMGILLVATTRVAHIRAALVWFLTPVPGVNSRMAATMVGLVVRFLPLILFQAAEMAEAQRARCIDRRKNPLARLMHATIPLFRRVFLGADELAAAMQARCYSDYRTLPDLTFSRLDTISLGAALMISATAFLP, from the coding sequence ATGGGTGAACTGACCAGCTTCGGTTTCACGCCTGGCCGATCAGTGCTTCACCGCTTAGATCCCCGGACCAAGCAGATGCTGCTGATCCTGCTGGGGGGTGTTTGCCTCAAGGGTAATATTGTTTTCCTGGGGCTGCTCTCCCTTACCCTGGGGCTGCTGGGCCGCGGTGCCGGGCTCTCCATTTCGCGGCTGATCGCGGAAACCCGTTACTTCCTTTATCTTCTGGTGGTTGTTTTTATTGCTCGCGCGGTCCGTTTTTCCGGCAGCTGGATACCGGTGGTTTCCATGGGGTCAATAGGCGAGGCCGGCATGGTTTGCTGGCGCCTTTTCCTGGTCGTGGTCATGGGAATCCTGCTGGTGGCCACCACGCGAGTTGCCCATATTCGTGCGGCCCTGGTCTGGTTTCTGACGCCGGTGCCCGGAGTCAATTCGCGCATGGCGGCCACCATGGTGGGGCTGGTGGTGCGCTTTTTGCCCCTGATCCTGTTTCAGGCGGCTGAAATGGCCGAGGCCCAGCGCGCCCGATGCATCGACCGGCGTAAAAATCCGTTGGCCCGCCTGATGCACGCCACGATCCCATTGTTCCGGCGCGTTTTCCTAGGAGCGGATGAACTGGCCGCGGCCATGCAGGCGCGTTGCTACAGCGATTACCGGACCCTTCCCGATCTGACCTTTTCCCGTTTGGATACCATCTCCCTGGGAGCGGCCCTGATGATTTCAGCAACCGCATTTTTGCCCTGA
- a CDS encoding energy-coupling factor ABC transporter ATP-binding protein has product MATVIQTDHLTHRFADGTLALDDVSLAFQQGELTVVAGANGSGKTTLLRHLNGLLTAQHGSVRVFGHSVKKDPLAARKAVGMVFQDADSQIVGETVYDDAAFGPENLGLDRPEIDRRVNRALAAVDLVGLENKRPHHLSGGQKRRLAIAGVLAMEPQVLLMDEPFSNLDYPATSRVLEQILDLDRRGHTIIITTHDLEKIIAHARRLVVMAEGRVVDDGRPEAVIGGIARHGIRPPCSVQLGKGIRPWVN; this is encoded by the coding sequence ATGGCCACCGTTATCCAGACCGATCACCTGACTCACCGTTTTGCCGATGGGACCCTGGCGCTGGACGACGTCAGCCTGGCCTTCCAGCAGGGCGAACTGACCGTGGTCGCCGGCGCCAATGGCTCGGGAAAGACAACCCTTTTGCGCCACCTCAACGGCCTGTTGACGGCCCAGCATGGATCAGTGCGGGTGTTCGGCCATTCGGTGAAGAAAGATCCCCTGGCCGCCCGCAAAGCCGTGGGCATGGTTTTCCAGGATGCCGACAGTCAGATTGTCGGCGAAACAGTATACGACGACGCCGCCTTTGGTCCGGAAAACCTGGGCCTGGACCGGCCGGAGATCGACCGCCGGGTGAACCGGGCCCTGGCCGCCGTCGATCTTGTGGGGCTGGAGAACAAACGGCCTCACCATCTTTCCGGCGGTCAGAAGCGTCGCCTGGCCATTGCCGGTGTCTTGGCTATGGAGCCGCAGGTGCTGCTCATGGACGAGCCCTTTTCCAATCTGGACTATCCGGCCACCAGTAGGGTGCTGGAACAGATCCTCGACCTGGATCGGCGCGGACACACCATTATTATCACCACCCACGACCTGGAAAAGATCATCGCCCATGCCCGGCGGTTGGTGGTCATGGCCGAGGGCAGGGTGGTTGACGACGGCCGCCCCGAAGCGGTGATCGGCGGGATTGCCCGGCATGGCATCCGTCCGCCCTGTTCCGTGCAGCTGGGCAAAGGTATCCGTCCATGGGTGAACTGA
- a CDS encoding biotin transporter BioY, translating into MESSALQLKRMIYASLMAALTAAGAYIAIPIGPVPIVLQNLFVMLAGLLLGGRWGLISIGVYLLAGAVGLPVFAGGTGGIGKFVGPTGGYLFGFGAAAYVVGIIAEKGRGRVVVDVLAMLAGTVAIYAFGVPWLKVVTGMSLSKAAAVGMLPFLIGDALKIAAAIPIARSLRPIIDGATDPVRVAG; encoded by the coding sequence ATGGAATCCTCCGCCCTGCAGCTGAAACGCATGATCTACGCCTCGCTCATGGCCGCTTTGACCGCGGCCGGTGCCTACATCGCCATTCCCATCGGGCCGGTGCCGATTGTTCTGCAGAACCTGTTTGTCATGCTGGCCGGCCTGCTCCTGGGCGGCCGCTGGGGGCTGATCAGCATCGGCGTCTACCTTCTGGCCGGTGCTGTGGGCTTACCGGTTTTTGCCGGTGGTACCGGTGGTATCGGAAAATTTGTCGGTCCCACCGGCGGATACCTTTTTGGATTTGGCGCTGCCGCTTACGTGGTCGGCATCATTGCCGAGAAAGGCCGCGGCCGGGTGGTGGTGGATGTGTTGGCCATGCTGGCCGGCACCGTAGCCATTTACGCGTTTGGGGTGCCTTGGCTCAAGGTGGTTACGGGCATGAGCCTGTCCAAGGCGGCGGCCGTGGGCATGCTGCCGTTCCTGATCGGCGATGCCCTTAAAATTGCCGCCGCGATTCCCATTGCCCGATCCTTGCGTCCGATTATCGACGGGGCCACCGATCCCGTGCGGGTCGCCGGATAA
- a CDS encoding biotin--[acetyl-CoA-carboxylase] ligase has protein sequence MTPKEKITTILKESGDVVSGEVLSARLGISRVSIWKHIQGLVRQGTPIETTPNGYRLPPDPDSLMPWAFGARQAQIHYFPETTSTMDEAVNLARQGCPDFTVAVAERQTHGRGRMQRTWLSADGGLFFTVVIKPAAMPLMQAGLVNLAAAIDMAAVMREIHKVDARLKWPNDILVGQQKICGILSQMNTEGDHVDHMAIGIGLNVNNAPETEEAVAISLKGLLGRPVPRREILLAFLERFETRIAAFDAEKVIGQWRESNATLGQRVCVFTFKEKVEGTAVDLDAQGGLILQQDDGTRQTVIYGDCFHR, from the coding sequence ATGACCCCCAAAGAGAAGATCACCACCATTTTAAAAGAGAGCGGCGATGTGGTTTCCGGTGAGGTCCTCAGTGCCCGGCTGGGCATCAGTCGGGTATCGATCTGGAAACACATCCAGGGGCTGGTCCGGCAGGGCACGCCCATTGAGACCACACCCAACGGTTACCGGCTGCCCCCGGATCCGGACAGCCTGATGCCATGGGCGTTCGGGGCGCGCCAGGCGCAGATTCACTATTTCCCAGAAACCACCTCCACCATGGACGAAGCCGTCAATTTGGCGCGCCAGGGGTGCCCTGACTTCACCGTTGCCGTTGCCGAACGCCAGACCCACGGCCGCGGGCGCATGCAGCGTACCTGGCTTTCGGCCGACGGCGGCCTCTTTTTCACCGTCGTTATCAAGCCAGCGGCCATGCCCCTTATGCAGGCGGGCCTGGTCAACCTGGCGGCAGCCATCGACATGGCCGCCGTAATGCGCGAGATCCACAAGGTGGATGCGCGCCTCAAATGGCCCAACGACATCCTGGTCGGCCAGCAAAAGATCTGCGGCATTCTCTCACAAATGAACACCGAGGGGGACCATGTGGACCATATGGCCATTGGTATCGGCCTCAATGTCAACAACGCCCCGGAGACCGAAGAAGCCGTCGCCATATCGCTGAAAGGCCTGCTCGGCCGGCCGGTCCCCCGCCGGGAGATCCTGCTGGCCTTTCTGGAGCGGTTCGAAACGCGCATCGCCGCTTTCGATGCCGAAAAGGTCATCGGACAGTGGCGGGAGAGCAATGCCACCCTCGGTCAACGGGTGTGTGTGTTTACATTCAAGGAGAAGGTCGAGGGAACGGCTGTGGATCTGGACGCCCAGGGGGGGCTGATTCTGCAGCAGGACGACGGAACCCGCCAGACCGTGATTTACGGAGATTGTTTCCATCGCTGA
- the mpl gene encoding UDP-N-acetylmuramate:L-alanyl-gamma-D-glutamyl-meso-diaminopimelate ligase: MVLPENNRIPDKVTTIHLIAVCGTAMGALACLLKAKGYQVTGSDNNVYPPMSRFLAEKGIAVMNGFDPSHLAYRPDLVVVGNAVSRDNAEVVAIGQMGLCYCSMPQAVNRFAAAGKRQLLVAGTHGKTTTSALLAWILYWAGRDPSFIIGGILPDFNSNYRSGEGNCMVIEADEYDTAFFDKGPKFLHYTPDAAVLTSVEFDHADIYRDLDHVREAFGRFVSIFKSNALLVSADDNPDVIALAAQAGCRRQSYGLGDDSDWRLDEIRVEAPLTHFRILKGGKPYGRFQNRLIGAHNLKNTLAAVAVADDLGVTPDQIAGALARFSGVKRRQEIRGEKNGITVVDDFAHHPTAVRETVQAVKTHFSKSRLVAVFEPRTNSSMRKVFQNDYATVFDAADRICIRTPSMLQKVPEGERFSSHQLVVDLKKRGKDTTHFDDTDDIINDLQHSSKPGDVILIMSNGGFDNIHERLLSVL, encoded by the coding sequence ATGGTTTTGCCGGAAAACAACCGCATCCCGGACAAGGTGACGACCATCCACCTGATCGCTGTCTGTGGCACCGCCATGGGCGCGCTGGCCTGTCTGCTCAAAGCAAAAGGGTACCAGGTGACCGGTTCGGACAACAACGTCTATCCGCCCATGAGCCGATTCCTTGCGGAAAAGGGGATTGCGGTAATGAACGGATTCGATCCTTCCCACCTTGCCTACCGACCGGATCTGGTGGTGGTGGGCAATGCCGTCTCCAGGGACAACGCCGAGGTGGTTGCCATTGGACAGATGGGCCTGTGTTACTGCTCCATGCCCCAGGCGGTGAACCGGTTTGCCGCGGCCGGAAAGCGCCAGTTGCTGGTAGCGGGAACCCATGGCAAAACGACCACGTCGGCGCTTTTGGCCTGGATTCTCTATTGGGCCGGCCGGGATCCTTCGTTTATCATCGGTGGCATTCTGCCCGATTTCAACAGCAATTACCGCAGCGGAGAAGGGAACTGTATGGTGATTGAGGCGGATGAGTACGACACTGCGTTTTTTGACAAAGGACCCAAGTTTCTTCACTATACCCCGGATGCCGCTGTTTTGACCAGTGTAGAATTTGATCATGCCGACATCTATCGGGACCTGGATCACGTTCGCGAGGCGTTCGGGCGTTTTGTTTCCATCTTCAAATCTAATGCCCTCCTGGTCAGCGCGGACGACAATCCCGATGTGATTGCATTGGCGGCCCAGGCCGGCTGCCGGCGCCAATCCTACGGCCTAGGGGACGATTCCGATTGGCGTTTGGATGAAATCCGGGTCGAGGCGCCGCTGACCCATTTCCGGATACTCAAAGGGGGAAAGCCGTATGGCCGTTTTCAGAACCGGCTGATCGGTGCGCACAACCTCAAAAACACCCTGGCTGCTGTGGCGGTGGCCGATGACCTGGGGGTGACGCCGGATCAGATTGCCGGTGCCTTGGCGCGATTTTCCGGCGTTAAGCGGCGCCAGGAGATTCGGGGAGAAAAAAACGGGATCACGGTTGTGGACGATTTTGCCCATCATCCCACTGCCGTCAGGGAAACGGTTCAGGCGGTGAAAACCCATTTTTCCAAGAGCCGGCTAGTTGCCGTTTTTGAACCACGCACCAATTCCAGCATGCGCAAGGTGTTTCAGAACGATTATGCCACGGTTTTCGATGCTGCCGACCGCATCTGCATCCGTACCCCTTCCATGCTCCAAAAGGTGCCCGAAGGCGAGCGGTTTTCCAGCCATCAGCTGGTTGTCGACCTGAAGAAAAGGGGCAAGGATACCACTCATTTTGATGATACCGATGACATCATCAATGATCTGCAGCACTCATCAAAACCGGGTGACGTGATTCTGATCATGTCCAATGGCGGGTTTGACAATATCCACGAAAGGCTGCTCAGCGTCCTTTAA
- a CDS encoding sigma-54 interaction domain-containing protein: MKTDIVDTPTPIDHLKAISSWVSSVQDLDKLLHLIIESATNVVRAEAASLLLMDTKTNTLYFKVATGTKGKEVKEFRVKLGEGIAGHVAQTGQALLIADAQQDSRWMRTISDRIDFETRSMACVPLKINDRTIGVVQVINKQDDSRFSQADMDVLEEFSNLAALAIGSARSLEQVRQENQDLKKKLGEKHQIIGKSLILDKVLKDAQKLSRTKTTALIQGESGTGKELVARLIHRESPRRDKPLVVLNCAALPEPLLESELFGHEKGAFTGATSRKIGKFEAAHEGSLFLDEIGEMAPGIQAKLLRVLQEGVFYRVGGNTPITVDVRVLSATNKDLKKEVEEGNFREDLFYRLNVVQLDTPPLRERLEDVPFLVNHFLEVFKKETGLLNLTVSQDAMDKMTHYEWPGNIRELRNAIERAVVMGDGKTILPEDLPISASLPKFAGLRVGLTLDEALNEFKKEFILLNLQHTGGNRSKAAKIMDIQRTYLSRLITRYGMRDLA, translated from the coding sequence ATGAAAACAGATATTGTGGATACCCCCACACCGATTGATCACTTGAAGGCAATTTCGTCCTGGGTCTCTTCCGTACAGGACCTGGACAAGCTACTCCACCTGATTATTGAATCGGCCACCAATGTCGTGCGCGCAGAGGCCGCATCGCTGCTTCTGATGGACACCAAAACCAACACGCTTTATTTCAAAGTGGCCACCGGCACCAAGGGCAAGGAGGTCAAGGAGTTCAGGGTAAAGCTGGGTGAGGGTATCGCCGGCCATGTGGCGCAGACCGGACAAGCCCTGCTCATTGCCGATGCACAGCAGGACAGCCGATGGATGCGCACGATCAGCGATCGCATCGATTTTGAAACCCGTTCCATGGCCTGTGTGCCCCTGAAGATAAACGATCGCACCATCGGCGTGGTGCAGGTCATCAACAAACAGGACGACAGCCGGTTCAGCCAGGCGGATATGGATGTCCTCGAAGAATTTTCCAACCTTGCCGCTCTGGCCATCGGCAGTGCAAGGAGCCTCGAGCAGGTCCGCCAGGAAAATCAGGACCTGAAAAAAAAGTTAGGCGAAAAGCATCAAATCATCGGCAAAAGCTTAATCCTGGACAAGGTACTGAAAGATGCCCAGAAACTTTCACGAACCAAAACCACGGCCCTGATTCAAGGGGAAAGTGGAACCGGTAAGGAATTAGTGGCCCGCCTGATCCACCGCGAGAGTCCACGCAGGGACAAACCACTGGTGGTCCTCAACTGTGCCGCGCTTCCCGAACCGCTGCTCGAATCGGAACTGTTCGGCCATGAGAAAGGTGCCTTTACCGGAGCAACCAGCCGTAAAATTGGAAAATTTGAGGCTGCCCATGAAGGCAGTCTCTTTCTCGATGAGATCGGAGAAATGGCCCCGGGCATCCAGGCCAAACTGCTTCGGGTACTTCAGGAAGGGGTCTTTTATCGGGTCGGCGGCAACACACCGATTACCGTTGATGTTCGGGTGCTGTCAGCCACCAATAAAGACCTCAAAAAGGAGGTTGAAGAGGGAAATTTTCGTGAAGATCTGTTTTATCGGCTGAACGTCGTTCAGCTCGACACTCCCCCCCTGAGAGAGCGGCTTGAAGATGTTCCATTTTTGGTCAACCATTTTCTGGAGGTATTCAAAAAAGAAACCGGTCTGTTGAATCTGACCGTCTCCCAAGACGCCATGGATAAAATGACCCATTACGAATGGCCCGGAAATATTCGGGAACTGCGCAACGCTATTGAACGGGCGGTGGTTATGGGCGACGGCAAAACCATTCTGCCCGAAGATCTGCCCATTTCGGCATCCCTGCCCAAGTTTGCCGGTTTGCGGGTGGGACTCACCCTCGATGAAGCCCTCAATGAATTTAAAAAAGAGTTCATCCTGCTCAATCTGCAGCATACCGGCGGAAACAGAAGTAAAGCCGCAAAAATTATGGATATTCAACGAACCTATCTGTCACGGCTGATTACCCGCTACGGTATGCGGGATTTGGCCTGA
- a CDS encoding M23 family metallopeptidase — MGTMKKKLTVLIFDATGTPVRQAAIPRLLLPVAAALGLALTFGLYWGISDYCRLKAKTRDAFQTQANLRLQEEMVAQQRDQLAAFAQKIDTLGKQLANLREFENKIRIIANLDPNDDGESMFGVGGSDPDDLDAESIIEIDYHEMVRDMHAQFNEISGHATVQQDSFASIFNQLEGKRNLLAATPSIRPVKGWITSRFGHRKSPFTGRREFHRGLDIATRHGSEIIAPADGIVTYSAKKGLMGNMVTIEHGFGMTTRYGHISKLLKKKGERIKRGEVIALVGNTGRSTGPHLHYEVRINGVNVNPMNYFLN; from the coding sequence ATGGGTACAATGAAGAAAAAGCTGACCGTTCTGATTTTTGACGCCACTGGCACGCCTGTTCGGCAAGCAGCCATTCCCCGGCTGCTGCTCCCCGTTGCAGCGGCACTTGGTTTGGCCCTAACATTCGGATTATACTGGGGCATTTCAGATTACTGCCGCCTAAAGGCAAAAACCCGAGATGCATTTCAGACCCAGGCCAACCTGCGCCTGCAGGAGGAAATGGTTGCTCAGCAGCGGGACCAACTGGCCGCTTTTGCTCAAAAAATTGACACCCTGGGCAAACAACTGGCCAATCTCCGTGAATTCGAAAACAAAATTCGCATCATCGCCAACCTTGATCCCAACGATGATGGCGAAAGCATGTTCGGCGTTGGCGGATCGGATCCGGATGACCTTGATGCCGAGTCGATAATAGAAATCGATTATCACGAAATGGTCAGGGACATGCACGCCCAGTTCAACGAAATCAGTGGACACGCAACCGTCCAACAGGACTCTTTTGCATCCATTTTCAACCAGCTTGAAGGCAAACGCAACCTGCTCGCGGCAACCCCATCCATTCGTCCGGTAAAAGGGTGGATAACCTCCCGATTCGGTCATCGAAAATCCCCCTTTACCGGCCGCCGGGAATTTCACCGCGGCCTTGATATCGCCACCCGGCATGGATCTGAAATCATCGCCCCTGCGGACGGTATCGTCACTTATTCCGCCAAGAAAGGCCTGATGGGCAATATGGTAACCATTGAGCACGGATTCGGGATGACCACCCGGTATGGCCACATTTCAAAATTATTGAAAAAGAAGGGTGAGCGGATCAAAAGAGGGGAAGTTATCGCCCTGGTGGGCAATACCGGTCGCAGCACCGGTCCACATCTTCATTACGAAGTCCGTATAAACGGGGTGAATGTCAATCCGATGAATTATTTCCTGAACTGA
- the hemL gene encoding glutamate-1-semialdehyde 2,1-aminomutase has product MQTDISSQLFQRAQKLIPGGVNSPVRACRSVGIDPLFIQRADGCRLVDADGNKYIDYIGSWGPMILGHRHPAVITALSAALEQGTSYGAPTELEIELAELIVDAVPSVDMVRMVNSGTEATMSAIRLARGYTGRDKIIKFDGCYHGHADALLVEAGSGVATLQIPGSPGVPAEFIGHTLSLPYNNVDAIRTVMEQQGDQIACVIVEPVAGNMGLVPPVASFLDTLRQTTQEYGALLIFDEVMSGFRVALGGAQERYGITPDLSCFGKIIGGGLPVGAYGGRREIMEHVAPMGPVYQAGTLSGNPLAMAAGIATLKALNAPGFYEKLEARAKRLMDGLAAAANKAGIPISCARVGSMLGLFFTEQPVNNYADAKRSNLERFSVYYKGMLDNGIYLAPSQFEALFLSAAHDDQAIAKTLSAAETVFSRL; this is encoded by the coding sequence ATGCAAACGGATATTTCCTCCCAACTGTTCCAACGTGCCCAGAAACTGATTCCCGGTGGGGTCAACAGCCCGGTCAGGGCCTGCCGATCCGTGGGCATCGACCCCCTGTTCATTCAGCGGGCCGACGGATGCCGGTTGGTTGATGCCGACGGTAACAAATATATCGATTACATCGGTTCATGGGGGCCGATGATCCTGGGTCACCGGCATCCGGCGGTCATCACCGCCCTTTCCGCGGCGCTTGAGCAGGGAACCAGCTATGGCGCACCAACGGAACTCGAAATAGAACTCGCCGAATTGATTGTTGACGCTGTGCCTTCCGTGGATATGGTCCGCATGGTCAATTCGGGAACCGAGGCCACCATGAGCGCCATCCGGCTGGCACGGGGGTACACCGGCAGGGACAAGATCATAAAATTTGACGGCTGTTACCACGGGCACGCCGATGCCCTGCTGGTCGAAGCCGGATCGGGGGTTGCCACCCTGCAGATTCCCGGCAGCCCGGGGGTGCCTGCCGAGTTTATCGGTCATACCCTCTCCCTGCCTTACAACAATGTCGACGCGATCCGAACCGTGATGGAGCAGCAGGGCGATCAGATTGCCTGTGTCATCGTCGAACCCGTCGCGGGCAACATGGGGCTGGTTCCCCCGGTGGCTTCATTCCTTGACACCCTTCGCCAAACCACTCAAGAATATGGGGCGCTGCTTATCTTTGATGAGGTGATGAGCGGCTTCCGGGTCGCCCTGGGCGGTGCCCAGGAACGCTATGGGATAACCCCGGATCTTTCCTGTTTCGGCAAAATCATCGGTGGCGGACTGCCGGTGGGTGCATACGGCGGACGACGGGAAATCATGGAACACGTCGCCCCCATGGGGCCGGTCTACCAGGCCGGTACGCTTTCCGGCAACCCATTGGCCATGGCAGCCGGGATTGCCACGTTGAAGGCGCTCAACGCACCGGGCTTCTATGAAAAGCTGGAGGCTCGCGCCAAGCGACTGATGGATGGCCTGGCCGCCGCCGCAAATAAAGCGGGCATCCCCATCTCCTGTGCACGGGTGGGGAGCATGCTGGGGCTCTTTTTCACCGAACAGCCGGTGAACAATTATGCGGATGCAAAGAGGTCCAATCTGGAACGGTTTTCCGTCTATTACAAAGGGATGCTCGATAATGGAATCTACCTGGCACCGTCCCAGTTCGAAGCTCTTTTCCTGTCCGCCGCCCATGACGATCAGGCCATTGCCAAGACCCTGAGTGCCGCTGAAACGGTTTTTTCCCGGCTTTAA
- a CDS encoding RNA 2'-phosphotransferase, whose product MKHRHQVEKLAKFLTYVLGRQPDEFGLIPDTKGYVKIKDLMKALNEEAGWRHVRKSHIHEVLCTAALQSLEAEGNQIRAVDRTHLILPDHAQGTPKLLYHPVRRRGYAVILEKGIRAGHCDPRIVLAREISMAERLGRRIDPAPVILTVNTDHLKSTGAALFCFGNQLMLTDTLPVGSFSGPPLPEKRDPGKMSDTAVAPARPKTPGSYFMDISSASSPPKNASKRTEKQKNRWKRDRKHKSRTGDGRWPGK is encoded by the coding sequence ATGAAACATCGTCACCAGGTCGAAAAACTGGCCAAATTCCTTACCTATGTCCTCGGTCGGCAGCCGGATGAATTCGGTCTGATACCCGACACCAAAGGATATGTTAAAATCAAGGACCTGATGAAAGCCCTAAACGAAGAAGCCGGCTGGCGCCATGTCCGGAAAAGCCATATCCACGAAGTCCTCTGCACGGCTGCCTTGCAATCATTGGAAGCGGAAGGCAATCAAATCCGCGCCGTCGACCGCACCCATCTCATCCTGCCGGATCATGCCCAGGGCACTCCGAAGCTGCTTTACCATCCCGTTCGCCGCAGAGGGTATGCGGTGATTCTGGAGAAGGGGATCCGCGCCGGCCATTGTGATCCGCGAATCGTACTGGCCCGCGAAATATCCATGGCCGAGCGTTTGGGCCGCCGCATCGATCCGGCACCGGTGATCCTAACGGTGAACACCGACCATTTAAAAAGCACCGGCGCCGCTCTCTTCTGCTTCGGCAACCAATTGATGCTCACCGACACCCTACCAGTAGGCAGTTTCAGCGGGCCGCCACTGCCGGAAAAACGGGACCCCGGGAAAATGTCTGACACCGCCGTGGCGCCGGCCCGGCCGAAGACACCAGGCAGCTATTTTATGGATATCTCATCCGCTTCGTCCCCCCCTAAAAATGCTTCGAAACGGACGGAAAAGCAGAAGAACAGGTGGAAACGGGACCGTAAGCACAAAAGTAGAACCGGTGACGGCCGCTGGCCCGGCAAATAG
- a CDS encoding toxin-antitoxin system TumE family protein, with translation MGTDTVGEFGPLDTLLNLDGEVFMMDDGYWVKFEAKSVTPSPAIPHGMRYSLTLHDRNNVRVVGFDNAHAIRTKGRKRFSGRKVTWDHKHHMDKVEPYEFESAGQLLDDFWKAVDQQTGG, from the coding sequence ATGGGAACCGATACCGTAGGTGAATTTGGACCGCTTGACACGCTCCTTAACCTGGATGGCGAAGTTTTCATGATGGATGACGGCTATTGGGTCAAGTTCGAAGCGAAGAGCGTCACTCCATCGCCTGCCATTCCCCATGGGATGCGGTATTCGTTGACCTTGCATGACAGAAACAATGTCCGCGTGGTGGGATTCGACAACGCTCATGCGATCAGGACGAAGGGCCGGAAACGGTTTTCCGGACGCAAAGTGACCTGGGACCACAAACACCACATGGACAAGGTTGAACCGTACGAATTTGAGTCTGCTGGCCAACTTCTCGATGATTTCTGGAAGGCTGTTGATCAGCAGACCGGGGGATGA
- a CDS encoding transcriptional regulator produces the protein MKKSVMKIGILSKDDYRKRTIAIAKGEYKPKKNEPTVWFESMESLGQVLSGQNQRLLRIIRDSAPDSLTELEKASGRKKSNLSRTLKTLSNYGIVDLVREKGTVRPVVKATEFKVELNI, from the coding sequence ATGAAAAAGAGTGTGATGAAAATCGGCATCCTGTCGAAAGACGACTACCGCAAACGGACCATTGCCATTGCCAAGGGTGAATACAAACCGAAAAAGAACGAGCCCACGGTCTGGTTCGAATCCATGGAGTCCCTGGGGCAGGTCCTGAGCGGGCAGAATCAGCGGCTTTTACGGATTATCCGGGACAGTGCTCCTGACTCTCTGACAGAACTCGAAAAGGCATCCGGCCGAAAAAAATCCAACCTGTCAAGGACGCTGAAGACCCTTTCAAATTACGGCATCGTGGATCTTGTTCGGGAAAAAGGAACGGTCCGGCCGGTGGTGAAGGCCACCGAGTTCAAGGTGGAGTTGAACATATAA